Proteins encoded in a region of the Macadamia integrifolia cultivar HAES 741 unplaced genomic scaffold, SCU_Mint_v3 scaffold362, whole genome shotgun sequence genome:
- the LOC122068245 gene encoding probable protein phosphatase 2C 55 yields MSDMKRPAKIPRFCGSESIADTIKLFPLLLRDEDGILKSAGKRSVKLIMDCCSLPKENGSCPQGEDSHFICDCEQVFGVADEVSGWAKGIDAGEYAGELMLNSAMKVKELSRGSVNPLSVLNEAYSKTKAQGLPLLVSYL; encoded by the exons ATGTCTGATATGAAAAGACCAGCAAAGATTCCTCGTTTCTGCGGCTCTGAATCAATTGCAGATACTATCaaactcttccctcttcttctacg AGATGAAGATGGAATCTTGAAATCAGCTGGGAAGAGAAGCGTGAAACTAATTATGGATTGCTGTTCCTTACCAAAAGAGAATGGGTCATGTCCTCAAGGGGAGGATTCACATTTCATCTGTGACTGCGAACAGGTTTTTGGTGTGGCTGATGAGGTCAGTGGTTGGGCCAAGGGTATCGACGCCGGAGAATACGCTGGAGAACTTATGTTGAATTCTGCAATGAAAGTTAAAGAACTATCCAGAGGCTCTGTTAATCCATTGTCTGTGTTAAACGAAGCTTACTCTAAAACAAAAGCCCAAGGTCTTCCACTGCTTGTATCGTACCTTTGA